The Streptomyces luteogriseus genome includes a window with the following:
- a CDS encoding glycerophosphodiester phosphodiesterase family protein: MTPHPAVSAHRGGSERAGPATWEAYEDAIESGAEYAEFDIRRTRDGVLVVHHDPRVGPAGPPLSVLTHAELCERAGYAVPVVDEVMALIAGKLVAHLDLKETGYEREVVDRAVSLLGADGLVVTTLEDRSVAAVTRGYPGVRTALSLGRDRRELALTRLPGTRLSELFPARRIRACGAHGVAVHQRLARTNVLREATRHGLFTMVWTVNDDTLMRAFLAHPRVDVLVTDRPRRAVALRGPVTPSRH; the protein is encoded by the coding sequence ATGACGCCCCACCCCGCCGTCTCCGCCCACCGGGGCGGTTCCGAGCGCGCCGGCCCCGCCACCTGGGAGGCCTACGAGGACGCGATCGAGTCCGGCGCGGAGTACGCCGAGTTCGACATCCGCCGCACGCGGGACGGGGTCCTCGTCGTCCACCACGACCCCCGGGTCGGTCCCGCCGGGCCGCCGCTGTCCGTGCTCACCCATGCCGAGCTGTGCGAGCGGGCCGGGTACGCCGTGCCCGTGGTGGACGAGGTGATGGCGCTGATCGCCGGGAAGCTCGTGGCCCACCTGGACCTCAAGGAGACCGGCTACGAGCGGGAGGTGGTCGACCGGGCGGTCTCCCTGCTCGGCGCGGACGGGCTGGTCGTCACCACGCTGGAGGACCGTTCCGTCGCCGCCGTCACCCGGGGCTACCCCGGGGTGCGCACCGCCCTGTCCCTCGGGCGCGACCGCAGGGAGCTGGCCCTGACCCGGCTGCCCGGCACCCGGCTGAGCGAGTTGTTCCCGGCCCGCCGCATCCGGGCCTGCGGGGCGCACGGCGTCGCCGTGCACCAGCGGCTGGCCAGGACGAACGTGCTGCGCGAGGCGACCCGGCACGGCCTGTTCACCATGGTCTGGACCGTCAACGACGACACCCTCATGCGGGCCTTCCTCGCCCACCCGCGCGTCGACGTGCTCGTCACCGACCGGCCCCGGCGCGCCGTCGCGCTGCGCGGGCCGGTCACCCCCTCGCGGCATTGA
- a CDS encoding OsmC family peroxiredoxin, whose product MATTRSAHTVWEGNLLEGNGVVTFDSSGAIGEQPVTWASRAQEANGKTSPEELIAAAHSSCFSMAFSNILNKAGTPPTKLITSADVSFQPGEGITGIHLTVEGTVPGIDEAAFQAAADEAKTGCPVSQALKATPITLTAKLA is encoded by the coding sequence GTGGCTACCACGCGCTCCGCACACACGGTCTGGGAAGGCAACCTGCTCGAGGGCAACGGTGTCGTCACCTTCGACTCCTCCGGCGCCATCGGCGAGCAGCCGGTCACGTGGGCCTCGCGCGCCCAGGAGGCGAACGGCAAGACCAGCCCCGAGGAGCTGATCGCGGCCGCCCACTCCAGCTGCTTCTCGATGGCCTTCTCCAACATCCTCAACAAGGCCGGGACGCCGCCCACCAAGCTCATCACCTCGGCCGACGTCTCCTTCCAGCCCGGTGAGGGCATCACCGGCATCCACCTCACCGTCGAGGGCACCGTCCCCGGCATCGACGAGGCTGCCTTCCAGGCCGCCGCCGACGAGGCCAAGACCGGCTGCCCGGTCAGCCAGGCCCTCAAGGCCACGCCCATCACGCTGACCGCCAAGCTCGCCTGA
- a CDS encoding phage holin family protein, translating to MRGVRWRRAASQVGRSVAVWAVSTVTMLVLAGILPDFRLRSENGDSATDIAVTAAFGAGAFGLLSAVVWPLLVRLLLLVPALVLGLLVFFLNGALLLLALHLNPAERGAAAPETAVVVAAVMSAVASATGAALAVRDDDAYRRRLYRLSDRRRRSGPPSPAGAGTVFVQLDGVGHDTLLDAVGKGLMPTVARWLDIGDGGRPTHRLTPWRTDWSSQTGASQLGLLHGSNHDVPAFRWYEKDTREVVVCNRPTSAAELQRRAVEYAGHGGLLTVDGASRGNLFSGGAEQQALVLSIAARRRSRENRSRAGYFAYFSDPANAVRTALSFCAEVGREVGQSTRARLRKQRPRVSRGGLYPLVRAFATVVERDVVVAAVTGDMLVGRTAVFADLVAYDEVAHHSGPASRDAQKVLERLDRSLALIENVAEHAPRPYRIVVLSDHGQSPGETFRARYGLTLGDLVRAGCGMPVPRGAERTRSGAEARAAVRAALPFPVAEGGERHPPEPGSEPIVLASGNLGLVSFPDVTHRMSKEEIDARHPALLPTLANHPGVGFLLVRSDRHGGVVLGAYGVEIPLARLDDDPGPLAPFGPGAADAIRRTHAFPHTADIMVNSMYDPAYGEVLAFEEQIGSHGGLGGAQGRPFLLSPLGVSAPVAEGEELVGAEHVHRVLRRWLRESNGPQVPLEATEEERAA from the coding sequence GTGCGGGGCGTGCGGTGGCGGCGGGCCGCCAGTCAGGTGGGGCGGAGCGTCGCCGTGTGGGCGGTCTCCACCGTCACCATGCTCGTGCTCGCCGGGATCCTCCCGGACTTCCGGCTCCGCTCGGAGAACGGCGACAGCGCCACGGACATAGCCGTCACGGCGGCCTTCGGCGCCGGCGCCTTCGGTCTGCTGTCGGCCGTGGTGTGGCCGCTGCTCGTGCGGCTGCTGCTGCTCGTGCCGGCACTCGTGCTGGGGCTGCTGGTGTTCTTCCTCAACGGCGCCCTGCTGCTGCTCGCCCTGCACCTGAACCCGGCCGAGCGCGGCGCCGCCGCGCCGGAGACGGCCGTCGTGGTCGCCGCCGTGATGTCCGCCGTGGCGTCCGCGACCGGCGCCGCCCTGGCCGTGCGGGACGACGACGCCTACCGCCGCAGGCTGTACCGCCTCTCCGACCGCCGCCGCCGCTCCGGACCGCCGTCCCCCGCCGGCGCCGGCACGGTCTTCGTGCAGCTCGACGGCGTCGGCCACGACACCCTGCTCGACGCGGTCGGCAAGGGCCTGATGCCCACCGTCGCCCGCTGGCTCGACATAGGCGACGGTGGCCGACCCACCCATCGGCTCACCCCCTGGCGCACCGACTGGTCCAGCCAGACCGGCGCCAGCCAGCTCGGCCTCCTGCACGGCAGCAACCACGACGTCCCCGCCTTCCGCTGGTACGAGAAGGACACCCGCGAGGTGGTCGTCTGCAACCGCCCCACCAGCGCGGCCGAACTCCAGCGCCGCGCCGTCGAGTACGCGGGGCACGGCGGGCTGCTGACCGTCGACGGCGCCAGCCGCGGCAACCTCTTCAGCGGCGGCGCCGAACAGCAGGCCCTCGTCCTGTCCATCGCGGCCCGCCGCCGCAGCCGCGAGAACCGTTCCCGCGCGGGCTACTTCGCCTACTTCTCCGACCCCGCCAACGCGGTGCGCACCGCGCTGTCCTTCTGCGCCGAGGTGGGCCGGGAGGTCGGCCAGTCCACCCGGGCGCGCCTGCGCAAGCAGCGCCCGCGCGTCTCCCGCGGCGGGCTCTACCCCCTCGTCCGGGCCTTCGCGACGGTCGTCGAACGGGACGTCGTCGTGGCCGCGGTGACGGGCGACATGCTCGTCGGCCGTACGGCCGTCTTCGCCGACCTGGTGGCCTACGACGAGGTCGCCCACCACTCCGGCCCCGCGAGCCGCGACGCGCAGAAGGTCCTCGAACGCCTCGACCGCTCGCTCGCCCTGATCGAGAACGTCGCCGAGCACGCCCCGCGTCCGTACCGGATCGTCGTGCTGTCCGACCACGGCCAGAGCCCCGGCGAGACCTTCCGCGCCCGCTACGGCCTCACGCTCGGCGACCTGGTGCGGGCCGGCTGCGGCATGCCCGTGCCGCGCGGGGCGGAGCGCACCCGCAGCGGGGCGGAGGCCCGCGCCGCCGTGCGCGCCGCGCTGCCCTTCCCGGTCGCGGAGGGCGGCGAGCGGCACCCCCCCGAGCCCGGCTCGGAGCCGATCGTGCTGGCCTCCGGCAACCTCGGTCTGGTCTCCTTCCCTGACGTCACGCACCGGATGAGCAAGGAGGAGATCGACGCGCGCCACCCCGCGCTGCTGCCGACCCTCGCCAACCACCCGGGCGTCGGCTTCCTGCTGGTCCGCAGCGACCGGCACGGCGGTGTCGTCCTCGGTGCGTACGGCGTCGAGATCCCGCTGGCCCGCCTCGACGACGACCCGGGCCCGCTCGCCCCGTTCGGCCCCGGCGCCGCCGACGCGATACGCCGCACGCACGCGTTCCCGCACACCGCCGACATCATGGTCAACTCCATGTACGACCCGGCGTACGGCGAAGTCCTCGCCTTCGAGGAGCAGATCGGCTCGCACGGCGGCCTCGGCGGCGCCCAGGGCAGACCCTTCCTGCTGTCCCCGCTCGGTGTCTCCGCGCCGGTCGCCGAGGGCGAGGAACTCGTCGGCGCCGAGCACGTGCACAGGGTCCTGCGGCGCTGGCTGCGCGAGTCGAACGGACCGCAGGTGCCGCTGGAGGCCACCGAGGAGGAGCGCGCCGCCTGA
- a CDS encoding MBL fold metallo-hydrolase, translating to MPVEITWWGHATCTVEDSNVRVLTDPLFARRLAHLRRRRGALPPPGAPHADVALVSHLHADHLHVPSLMRLAPGTRLLVPRGARRAVPGLRRLSHLRVSEVTPGDETSVGDIVVRAVPARHDGRRLPFGPHRSPALGYVITGEARTYFAGDTGLFDEMAKEVGPVEVALLPVGGWGPYLGEGHLDAGRAAQALARLAPHTAVPVHYGTYWPIGMDAVRPHEFHAPGEEFVRLAARDAPEVAVHRLGHGESVRVKAAR from the coding sequence GTGCCGGTGGAGATCACCTGGTGGGGTCACGCCACTTGCACCGTCGAGGATTCGAATGTGCGCGTGCTCACGGATCCCCTGTTCGCACGCCGGCTCGCACACCTGCGGCGCCGGCGCGGAGCGCTGCCGCCCCCGGGCGCCCCGCACGCGGATGTGGCGCTGGTGTCGCATCTGCACGCCGACCATCTGCACGTGCCGTCGCTGATGCGGCTCGCTCCGGGCACGCGCCTGCTCGTGCCCCGGGGCGCGCGCCGGGCGGTGCCGGGTCTGCGCCGGCTCTCGCACCTGCGGGTGAGCGAGGTGACCCCCGGGGACGAGACCTCGGTCGGCGACATCGTCGTACGCGCCGTGCCCGCGCGCCACGACGGGCGGCGGCTGCCGTTCGGACCGCACCGCTCCCCCGCCCTCGGCTACGTCATAACCGGCGAGGCCCGGACGTACTTCGCCGGGGACACCGGGCTGTTCGACGAGATGGCGAAGGAGGTCGGTCCGGTCGAGGTGGCGCTGCTGCCGGTGGGCGGCTGGGGGCCCTACCTGGGCGAGGGACACCTGGACGCGGGCCGGGCGGCGCAGGCGCTGGCACGGCTGGCGCCGCACACCGCGGTGCCGGTGCACTACGGCACGTACTGGCCGATCGGCATGGACGCCGTGCGCCCCCACGAGTTCCACGCTCCGGGAGAGGAGTTCGTCCGGCTGGCGGCCCGGGACGCGCCCGAGGTGGCGGTGCACCGGCTCGGCCACGGGGAGAGCGTGCGTGTGAAGGCCGCGCGGTGA
- a CDS encoding DedA family protein encodes MSWSAPLALAPLLAASAVTPASLVPESTQQAIGYPTLFVLVLAGALVPVIPTGALVSSAAVVAVHRTAPFSLALVFVTASLAAFLGDAALYWLGRRGLKSKNGSRWLEALRSRAPEDRLEQAQEKLSAHGVAVLVLSRLMPAGRIPVMLACLLAEWPLRRFSRGNLPACLAWAATYQLIGILGGSLFAEPWQGVVAAIALTLLLSAVPAVWRRVRSSPRT; translated from the coding sequence GTGAGCTGGTCCGCGCCCCTGGCGCTCGCACCCCTGCTCGCGGCGTCGGCCGTCACCCCGGCGTCCCTGGTCCCGGAGTCCACGCAGCAGGCGATCGGGTATCCGACGCTCTTCGTGCTGGTGCTGGCCGGGGCGCTGGTGCCGGTGATTCCGACGGGAGCGCTGGTGAGTTCGGCGGCGGTGGTCGCCGTGCACCGGACGGCGCCCTTCTCACTGGCGTTGGTGTTCGTGACGGCGTCGCTGGCGGCGTTCCTGGGCGATGCGGCGCTGTACTGGCTGGGTCGGCGCGGGCTGAAGTCGAAGAACGGCTCGCGATGGCTGGAGGCCCTCCGGTCGCGGGCGCCGGAGGACCGGCTGGAGCAGGCGCAGGAGAAGCTCTCCGCCCACGGGGTGGCGGTGCTGGTGCTGTCCCGGCTGATGCCGGCGGGGCGCATCCCGGTGATGCTGGCCTGTCTGCTGGCCGAGTGGCCGCTGCGGAGGTTCTCCCGGGGGAACCTGCCGGCCTGTCTGGCCTGGGCCGCCACGTATCAGTTGATCGGCATCCTCGGGGGGTCGCTGTTCGCCGAGCCGTGGCAGGGCGTGGTGGCGGCGATCGCGCTGACGCTGCTGCTCAGCGCGGTGCCGGCGGTGTGGCGGCGGGTGCGCAGCTCCCCGCGCACCTGA
- a CDS encoding MBL fold metallo-hydrolase, giving the protein MTQQSESTTSTTTREADEPGLPSPLAPPHPPLAEPRPLAERRVWPRTFHDRLTAPLPGLKAMARFAREGAVRPGPEGLADIPRLPYAPAPLPRVDARTVAVTWAGHASWVLRIGGLTVLTDPVWSRRILGTPARITPVGVPWEDLPRVDAVVISHNHYDHLDAPTLRRLPRDTPVFVPAGLARWFHRRRFTRVTELDWWEAAELDGVRFDFVPSHHWSKRSLTDTCHSLWGGWVLTDREGQRVYFAGDTGYGHWFSRIGRRYPGIDLALLPIGAYDPRWWLRDVHCDPEEAVRAAQDLGARRMAPMHWAAFVLSAEPVMEPLTRVRAAWEQAGLPREDLWDMPVGASRVLSGN; this is encoded by the coding sequence ATGACGCAGCAGTCCGAGTCGACCACCAGCACGACCACCCGGGAAGCGGACGAGCCCGGGCTCCCGTCCCCCCTCGCACCCCCGCACCCGCCCCTGGCCGAACCCCGGCCGCTGGCCGAGCGGCGGGTGTGGCCGCGCACCTTCCACGACCGGCTGACCGCACCGCTCCCCGGTCTGAAGGCCATGGCCCGCTTCGCCCGGGAGGGCGCGGTGAGACCGGGCCCCGAAGGCCTCGCCGACATCCCCCGGCTGCCCTACGCCCCGGCCCCGCTGCCCCGCGTGGACGCCCGCACCGTCGCCGTCACGTGGGCGGGGCACGCCAGTTGGGTGCTGCGCATCGGCGGGCTGACCGTCCTCACCGACCCGGTCTGGTCCCGCCGCATCCTCGGCACCCCGGCCCGGATCACGCCCGTGGGCGTCCCCTGGGAGGACCTGCCGCGCGTCGACGCCGTCGTCATCAGCCACAACCACTACGACCACCTGGACGCCCCCACACTGCGCCGCCTCCCGCGCGACACCCCGGTGTTCGTCCCGGCCGGGCTCGCCCGCTGGTTCCACCGCCGCCGCTTCACACGCGTGACCGAGCTCGACTGGTGGGAGGCCGCCGAACTGGACGGCGTCCGCTTCGACTTCGTCCCGTCCCACCACTGGTCCAAGCGCAGCCTCACCGACACCTGCCACAGCCTCTGGGGCGGCTGGGTCCTCACGGACCGGGAGGGGCAACGCGTCTACTTCGCGGGCGACACCGGCTACGGCCACTGGTTCTCCCGCATCGGCCGCCGCTACCCCGGCATCGACCTGGCCCTGCTTCCCATCGGCGCCTACGATCCGCGCTGGTGGCTCCGCGACGTCCACTGCGACCCGGAGGAGGCGGTCCGCGCGGCACAGGACCTGGGCGCGCGCCGGATGGCCCCCATGCACTGGGCGGCGTTCGTCCTGTCGGCGGAGCCGGTCATGGAGCCCCTGACGCGCGTGCGGGCGGCATGGGAGCAGGCGGGGCTGCCCCGCGAGGACCTCTGGGACATGCCGGTGGGCGCCTCCCGGGTGCTGTCCGGGAACTGA
- a CDS encoding aminotransferase class I/II-fold pyridoxal phosphate-dependent enzyme, producing MRRTAPEGHGPVRFGPPLPEDGLPVLPELSAVLAAAASRGDHEPVGGGRALREAACGYWDRRGLHCDPDRVAAAPGSPALLLALTAALGGDVLVPRPCAAWWAPYAHLLGRPVFHVPTPPESGGVPDPYALLETVRRVRAEGGDPRLLVMSVADDPTATVAPPELLHETIEAAQGEGLHLVSDETWRDTLHDPHDTVLLSPAEMVPDRVTVVTDLAGALLPPGWPAAVARFPAGEDGAGLHARVLDILTALDARVAAPIAAAAGYALGEPEAVTARVATAVRLHALLAAEAHTAVVAAGALARPPRSGRHLYVDLAPLRPALSAHGVGDAQELEDFLGARLGMPAPGGHRFGDDLEAPRVRLSTGALVAGSGTERAECLTSPTPLELPQVNRALSRLKSVFDDLRDDAQRWEPPR from the coding sequence ATGCGGCGGACGGCCCCGGAAGGTCACGGCCCCGTCCGGTTCGGGCCGCCGCTCCCCGAGGACGGGCTGCCCGTCCTGCCGGAGCTGTCCGCGGTGCTCGCCGCCGCCGCGTCCCGGGGCGACCACGAGCCCGTCGGCGGCGGCCGTGCCCTGCGCGAAGCCGCCTGCGGCTACTGGGACCGGCGCGGACTGCACTGCGACCCGGACCGGGTGGCCGCCGCCCCCGGATCGCCCGCCCTGCTGCTCGCCCTGACCGCCGCCCTCGGCGGCGACGTCCTCGTACCGAGACCCTGCGCCGCCTGGTGGGCGCCGTACGCCCACCTGCTGGGCCGCCCCGTCTTCCATGTGCCCACCCCGCCGGAGAGCGGCGGTGTACCCGACCCGTACGCCCTGCTGGAGACCGTGCGCCGGGTCCGCGCCGAGGGCGGCGACCCGCGCCTGCTCGTGATGTCCGTCGCCGACGACCCCACCGCCACCGTCGCCCCTCCCGAACTGCTCCACGAGACCATCGAGGCCGCCCAGGGGGAGGGCCTGCACCTCGTCAGCGACGAGACCTGGCGCGACACCCTGCACGACCCCCACGACACCGTGCTGCTCAGCCCCGCCGAGATGGTGCCAGACCGGGTCACCGTCGTGACCGACCTGGCCGGTGCCCTGCTCCCGCCCGGCTGGCCCGCCGCAGTGGCCCGCTTCCCGGCCGGTGAGGACGGCGCGGGCCTCCACGCGCGCGTGCTCGACATCCTCACCGCCCTCGACGCCCGGGTCGCCGCGCCCATCGCCGCGGCGGCCGGATACGCCCTGGGAGAGCCGGAAGCGGTCACCGCGCGCGTGGCCACCGCCGTGCGCCTGCACGCGCTCCTGGCCGCCGAGGCGCACACCGCCGTCGTCGCCGCGGGAGCCCTCGCCCGGCCCCCGCGCTCCGGCCGTCACCTGTATGTGGACTTGGCCCCGCTGCGCCCCGCGCTGAGCGCGCACGGCGTCGGCGACGCACAGGAACTGGAGGACTTCCTCGGCGCACGCCTCGGCATGCCCGCCCCGGGCGGTCACCGCTTCGGCGACGACCTCGAAGCCCCGCGCGTGCGGCTCTCCACCGGCGCACTGGTGGCCGGCTCCGGCACGGAACGCGCGGAATGCCTCACCTCACCCACGCCGTTGGAACTGCCGCAGGTGAACCGTGCGTTGAGCCGACTGAAGTCGGTCTTCGACGATCTCCGCGACGACGCTCAGCGATGGGAGCCTCCTCGATGA